The proteins below are encoded in one region of Streptomyces roseirectus:
- a CDS encoding NADPH-dependent F420 reductase, with the protein MKIGVIGAGNIGGNLTRRLTALGHEVAVANSRGPQTLGELAAETGATPVAVADAAKGAEIVVVTIPLKAIPGLPDDVLAGAADGFVVIDTNNYYPRERDGRIGEIEDTGITESRWVANHLGHDVVKVFNGTYAQDILDRHRPAGDPDRIAVPVAGDDPAAKAKVRALVEDLGFDTVDSGTIDESWRQQPDTPVYGLRAGVDEVEKALAEASPERSENFRG; encoded by the coding sequence ATGAAGATCGGCGTCATCGGGGCGGGCAACATCGGCGGCAACCTGACCCGGCGGCTCACCGCCCTCGGGCACGAGGTCGCCGTCGCGAACTCCCGGGGGCCGCAGACGCTCGGTGAGCTGGCCGCGGAGACCGGGGCCACGCCGGTCGCCGTCGCGGACGCGGCGAAGGGGGCCGAGATCGTCGTCGTGACGATCCCCCTCAAGGCGATCCCGGGGCTGCCGGACGACGTCCTCGCGGGGGCGGCCGACGGCTTCGTCGTCATCGACACCAACAACTACTACCCGCGTGAGCGCGACGGCCGGATCGGCGAGATCGAGGACACCGGCATCACCGAGAGCCGCTGGGTCGCCAACCACCTCGGGCACGACGTGGTCAAGGTGTTCAACGGCACCTACGCGCAGGACATCCTCGACCGCCACCGCCCGGCCGGCGACCCCGACCGGATCGCCGTCCCCGTCGCCGGCGACGACCCCGCCGCCAAGGCCAAGGTCCGTGCCCTCGTCGAGGACCTCGGCTTCGACACCGTCGACTCCGGCACCATCGACGAGTCCTGGCGCCAGCAGCCCGACACCCCCGTGTACGGCCTCCGGGCCGGGGTGGACGAGGTGGAGAAGGCCCTCGCCGAGGCGTCCCCGGAGCGGAGCGAGAACTTCCGGGGCTAG
- a CDS encoding EF-hand domain-containing protein has product MASIEEARKEFDRIDTDGDGEITAAEFKTALAQGGDWNVTEAVAEAIIKSRDLDGDKKLSFDEFWAHLNK; this is encoded by the coding sequence GTGGCCAGCATCGAAGAAGCGCGCAAGGAATTCGACCGGATCGACACGGACGGTGACGGCGAGATCACCGCGGCCGAGTTCAAGACCGCCCTCGCGCAGGGCGGCGACTGGAACGTCACCGAGGCGGTCGCCGAGGCCATCATCAAGAGCCGTGACCTCGACGGCGACAAGAAGCTGTCGTTCGACGAGTTCTGGGCGCACCTGAACAAGTAG
- a CDS encoding MerR family transcriptional regulator translates to MTDHGTGLFTIGELARSSGLSVRTIRYWSDEGVLDPVGRSAGGYRLYDAEGAARLELIRTLRELGLGLDAVRDVLAGERTVAEVAATHVAAIDVQIRSLKVIRAVLASVARRGSTAEETRLMHRLAKLSAAERQRIMEEFVAETLHGLPEVDPDIQERMRRTAVELSDDPTPEQVDAWVELAEMLEDPSFRAQMRRAVEYNAGARTASSPPGEAVWFAKRLVERVAPLRERGLAPDAPEAGQALRDLFGDADRADVLARMTAGFDERVARYRELLSIVNRRPAPPHAEDFAWVVSALRVAAAG, encoded by the coding sequence ATGACCGACCACGGTACGGGGCTGTTCACCATCGGCGAGCTGGCCCGCTCCAGCGGACTGTCCGTCCGCACGATCCGCTACTGGTCCGACGAGGGCGTCCTCGACCCCGTCGGCCGCTCGGCGGGCGGCTACCGGCTGTACGACGCCGAGGGCGCCGCCCGCCTGGAGCTGATCCGCACCCTGCGCGAACTCGGGCTCGGGCTCGACGCGGTGCGGGACGTGCTGGCGGGGGAGCGGACGGTGGCGGAGGTGGCCGCGACGCACGTCGCCGCCATCGACGTCCAGATCAGGTCGCTGAAGGTGATCAGGGCCGTGCTGGCGAGCGTCGCCCGGCGCGGGTCGACGGCGGAGGAGACGAGACTGATGCACAGGCTGGCGAAGCTGTCCGCGGCCGAACGGCAGCGGATCATGGAGGAGTTCGTGGCGGAGACGCTGCACGGGCTGCCGGAGGTCGACCCCGACATCCAGGAGCGGATGCGGCGCACGGCCGTCGAGCTGTCCGACGACCCGACGCCCGAACAGGTCGACGCCTGGGTGGAGTTGGCGGAGATGCTGGAGGATCCCAGCTTCCGGGCGCAGATGCGGCGGGCGGTGGAGTACAACGCCGGTGCGCGGACGGCGAGTTCGCCGCCCGGCGAGGCGGTGTGGTTCGCGAAGCGGCTCGTCGAGCGGGTGGCGCCGTTGCGTGAGCGCGGTCTCGCGCCGGACGCGCCCGAGGCGGGCCAGGCGCTGCGGGACCTGTTCGGCGACGCCGACCGGGCCGACGTCCTCGCGCGGATGACCGCCGGGTTCGACGAGCGCGTCGCCCGGTACCGGGAACTCCTGTCGATCGTGAACCGGCGCCCGGCCCCGCCGCACGCGGAGGACTTCGCCTGGGTGGTCAGCGCACTGCGCGTCGCGGCGGCCGGTTAG
- a CDS encoding GNAT family N-acetyltransferase: METLRDILDGAADAVFPPPDGRVTVVPQMSARDAGVLSFTAHAVVFLDEDPDWVRAQLAGVDCDELSAPMHPAFLAALLARTGRRAETIDAMLVARPRAGELPVPLREITDAGHPRVVYARRRRDDVRVWRADGGVLVLGRGIGGRLEVSVEVDAAARGRGLGRRLVGAARYLAGEPVWAQVAPGNARSLRAFQAAGYTPVGGELLMVRA; this comes from the coding sequence GTGGAGACGTTGCGGGACATTCTCGACGGCGCGGCGGACGCTGTCTTCCCCCCGCCGGACGGGCGGGTGACGGTCGTCCCCCAGATGTCGGCGCGCGACGCGGGCGTCCTGTCGTTCACGGCGCACGCGGTCGTCTTCCTCGACGAGGACCCGGACTGGGTGCGTGCCCAACTCGCGGGCGTGGACTGCGACGAGCTGTCGGCGCCGATGCATCCGGCGTTCCTGGCCGCCCTGTTGGCGCGCACGGGGCGCCGCGCGGAGACCATCGACGCGATGCTGGTGGCGCGGCCCCGCGCGGGTGAACTCCCGGTGCCGCTGCGGGAGATCACGGACGCCGGGCATCCCCGGGTGGTGTACGCGCGGCGGCGGCGCGACGACGTGCGCGTGTGGCGGGCGGACGGCGGGGTGCTGGTCCTCGGGCGCGGGATCGGCGGGCGCCTCGAGGTGTCCGTGGAGGTCGACGCCGCCGCGCGGGGACGCGGGCTGGGGCGGCGACTCGTGGGCGCGGCCCGGTACTTGGCGGGTGAGCCGGTGTGGGCGCAGGTGGCGCCGGGGAACGCCCGCAGTCTGCGGGCGTTCCAGGCGGCGGGCTATACGCCGGTGGGCGGTGAACTGCTCATGGTGCGCGCCTAG
- a CDS encoding ADP-ribosyltransferase: MIINTLRRRAAAAALCLTAVLATTTAAPATAAPAPKDCSVQYDDPIKAAAVRVDVSRITPEPVWRKTCGTLYRADGRGPDVVFNEGFKPKDVNGQYDIEKYVLVNQPSPYVSTTYDHDLYKKWWKSGWNYYIDAPGGVDVNKTIGDTHKWADQVEVAFPGGIDRKYIIGVCPVNKTTKVEIMSGCESNPHFEAWH, from the coding sequence ATGATCATCAACACCCTCCGGCGGCGGGCCGCTGCCGCCGCGCTCTGCCTGACCGCCGTCCTCGCGACGACCACCGCCGCCCCCGCCACGGCAGCGCCCGCGCCCAAGGACTGCTCCGTCCAGTACGACGACCCGATCAAGGCCGCCGCCGTGCGCGTCGACGTCTCCCGGATCACCCCCGAGCCGGTCTGGCGCAAGACCTGCGGCACCCTCTACCGCGCCGACGGCCGGGGCCCCGACGTCGTCTTCAACGAGGGCTTCAAGCCCAAGGACGTGAACGGCCAGTACGACATCGAGAAGTACGTCCTGGTCAACCAGCCCTCCCCGTACGTCTCCACGACCTACGACCACGACCTCTACAAGAAGTGGTGGAAGTCCGGCTGGAACTACTACATCGACGCCCCGGGCGGAGTCGACGTCAACAAGACCATCGGCGACACCCACAAGTGGGCCGACCAGGTCGAGGTGGCCTTCCCCGGCGGCATCGACCGCAAGTACATCATCGGCGTCTGCCCGGTGAACAAGACCACCAAGGTCGAGATCATGAGCGGCTGCGAGAGCAACCCGCACTTCGAGGCATGGCACTGA
- a CDS encoding YncE family protein, which yields MKSRPAFAALVLAAALAACGTQGGEQKATETTKAVPAPVRKTVPEGLPGMPPVLDPNDVYAADRPNRLSPVVKDFPSRVYVPNTESDTVTVIDPATYEIVDTLHVGRQPQHVVPSWDMKTLWVNNNRGHTLTPIDPRTGKAGKPVEVHDPYNLYFTPNGRYAVVMASLDRELVFRDPHTMKRVKTVPVTCYGVNHADFSPDGRYFIVSCEFSGELLKVDTESMKVVGRQKLPFDGAMPQDVKISPDGKRFYIADMMADGMWIVDGKTFGKPEFLPTGKGCHGLYVSRDSREMYVSNRGEGTISIFDFTRNKLTKKWHLPDGGSPDMGGVSADGKVLWLSGRYDAEVYAIDTGTGKQLARIKVGSGPHGLAVYPQPGRYSLGHTGIFR from the coding sequence TTGAAGAGTCGTCCCGCATTCGCCGCCCTCGTCCTCGCCGCGGCCCTGGCCGCCTGCGGTACCCAGGGCGGGGAGCAGAAGGCCACCGAGACCACCAAGGCCGTACCCGCGCCGGTCAGGAAGACGGTCCCCGAGGGGCTGCCCGGCATGCCGCCGGTCCTCGACCCGAACGACGTGTACGCCGCCGACCGCCCGAACCGGCTCTCGCCGGTCGTGAAGGACTTCCCGTCCCGCGTGTACGTCCCCAACACCGAGTCCGACACGGTGACGGTCATCGACCCGGCGACGTACGAGATCGTCGACACCCTGCACGTCGGACGCCAGCCCCAACACGTCGTCCCCTCCTGGGACATGAAGACGCTGTGGGTCAACAACAACCGGGGCCACACCCTCACGCCGATCGACCCGCGAACCGGCAAGGCGGGCAAGCCCGTCGAGGTCCACGACCCCTACAACCTGTACTTCACGCCCAACGGGAGGTACGCGGTCGTGATGGCCTCCCTGGACCGCGAGCTGGTCTTCCGCGACCCCCACACGATGAAGCGCGTCAAGACGGTCCCGGTGACCTGCTACGGCGTCAACCACGCCGACTTCTCCCCGGACGGCCGGTACTTCATCGTCAGCTGCGAGTTCAGCGGCGAGCTGCTGAAGGTCGACACCGAGAGCATGAAGGTCGTCGGCCGGCAGAAGCTCCCGTTCGACGGGGCGATGCCGCAGGACGTGAAGATCTCCCCGGACGGCAAGCGGTTCTACATCGCCGACATGATGGCCGACGGCATGTGGATCGTCGACGGGAAGACCTTCGGCAAACCGGAGTTCCTGCCCACCGGCAAGGGCTGCCACGGCCTGTACGTCAGCCGCGACTCCCGCGAGATGTACGTCTCCAACCGGGGCGAGGGCACCATCTCGATCTTCGACTTCACACGGAACAAGCTGACGAAGAAGTGGCACCTCCCCGACGGCGGCAGCCCCGACATGGGCGGCGTCTCCGCCGACGGCAAAGTCCTGTGGCTGTCGGGCCGTTACGACGCGGAGGTGTACGCGATCGACACGGGCACCGGCAAGCAGCTCGCCCGGATCAAGGTCGGCTCGGGCCCGCACGGACTGGCCGTCTACCCGCAGCCGGGCCGCTACTCGCTGGGCCACACCGGTATCTTCCGCTGA
- a CDS encoding polysaccharide deacetylase family protein, whose protein sequence is MGQVTPTDRRAALRVGAGLVAGGVFVAACSGRGDAPRGERAGVEQAASSHASARPLAAVPVPRAFPRYPAQITEGPRTRPQVALTFHGAGDPAIARALLGEVERAGARVTVLAVGAWLDEWPEMGRRILDGGHEIGNHTQRHLGINGMAEGEARREIVGCAERLKRLTGGIGSWFRPSRAARASPLVVRLAREAGYPHVLSYGVDSLDFTSPGADEVARTVLDGVRPGAVVSLHFGYRDTVAALPVVLEELGRRGLRAVTTTELLS, encoded by the coding sequence ATGGGCCAGGTGACTCCGACCGACCGTCGTGCCGCGTTGCGGGTGGGTGCTGGGCTTGTTGCCGGGGGTGTGTTCGTTGCCGCGTGTTCTGGGCGGGGTGACGCGCCTCGTGGGGAGCGGGCCGGCGTCGAACAGGCCGCCTCCTCGCACGCTTCCGCGCGCCCCCTCGCCGCCGTCCCCGTGCCCCGGGCCTTTCCCCGGTATCCCGCTCAGATCACAGAAGGGCCGCGTACTCGTCCGCAGGTTGCCCTGACCTTTCACGGGGCCGGTGATCCGGCGATCGCGAGGGCGTTGTTGGGGGAGGTGGAGCGGGCGGGGGCGAGGGTGACCGTGCTTGCGGTGGGGGCGTGGCTTGATGAGTGGCCGGAGATGGGGCGGCGGATTCTTGATGGGGGGCATGAGATCGGGAATCACACGCAGCGGCATCTTGGGATCAATGGCATGGCGGAGGGGGAGGCTCGGCGGGAGATCGTGGGGTGTGCGGAGCGCTTGAAGCGGCTCACCGGGGGGATCGGGAGCTGGTTCCGGCCCTCGCGGGCGGCGCGGGCCTCTCCGCTGGTCGTGCGGCTGGCTCGTGAGGCCGGCTATCCGCACGTCCTGTCGTACGGCGTCGACTCGCTGGACTTCACCTCGCCCGGCGCCGACGAGGTCGCGCGGACGGTGCTGGACGGCGTCCGCCCCGGGGCCGTCGTCAGCCTGCACTTCGGTTACCGGGACACGGTCGCCGCCCTCCCCGTCGTACTGGAAGAACTCGGCCGCCGCGGACTGCGCGCGGTCACCACCACGGAGTTGCTCAGTTGA
- a CDS encoding sulfatase-like hydrolase/transferase, translating to MSEISRRAFGGLVGGGAVTAVAGTAADARAAEVASVERPFRAARRAGRRPNLLVILGDDLGWADLSSYGAPHIRTPHLDRLARQGVRFTDAYSGSATCSPTRFSLYTGRYPGRTPGGLAEPVANRTQGLDPGHPTLASLVREAGYTTALIGKWHCGWLPDYSPTKSGWDEFFGNHGGVLEYFSKLGQLGEHDLYEGDAEYQDLRHYTTVLTERAVEYVSRAHDKPWLLNLNFTTPHWPWLAEGDAATGAEIAAKIRAAKGPADIVAALNHHDGGSVAKYAEMVESLDAAVGEVLSALRRAGRERDTLVLFASDNGGERYSYTWPLSGQKAQLLEGGIRVPTILRWPARIDPHQVSHVPNISPDWTATLLDLAGAHPAPTHPLDGTTLAPYLLHGAPAPTHDLFWRVRTNRALRRGPWKYYQDTTGTDHLYNLTADSREQADLALDQPELLAELKTAWERTASTLLPYS from the coding sequence ATGTCCGAGATATCCCGTCGTGCGTTCGGCGGTCTGGTGGGCGGCGGCGCGGTCACGGCCGTCGCCGGGACGGCCGCGGATGCGCGGGCGGCCGAAGTGGCGTCCGTGGAACGGCCGTTCAGGGCCGCGCGCCGGGCCGGGAGACGGCCCAACCTCCTCGTCATCCTCGGTGACGACCTCGGCTGGGCCGACCTCTCCTCGTACGGCGCCCCGCACATCAGGACGCCCCATCTGGACCGGCTCGCCCGCCAAGGGGTGCGTTTCACCGACGCCTACTCCGGGTCCGCGACCTGCTCGCCGACCCGGTTCAGCCTCTACACCGGCCGCTACCCGGGCCGTACGCCGGGCGGTCTCGCCGAGCCGGTCGCCAATCGCACGCAGGGGCTCGATCCCGGGCACCCCACGCTGGCCTCGCTGGTGCGGGAGGCCGGGTACACGACCGCCCTCATCGGCAAGTGGCACTGCGGCTGGCTGCCCGACTACAGCCCCACCAAGTCGGGTTGGGACGAGTTCTTCGGCAACCATGGTGGCGTCCTCGAGTACTTCTCCAAGCTCGGTCAGCTCGGTGAGCACGACCTCTACGAGGGCGACGCCGAGTACCAGGACCTGCGCCACTACACGACCGTCCTCACCGAACGGGCCGTCGAGTACGTCTCCCGCGCGCACGACAAGCCCTGGCTGCTGAACCTCAACTTCACCACCCCGCACTGGCCCTGGCTCGCCGAGGGCGACGCGGCGACCGGTGCGGAGATCGCCGCGAAGATCCGCGCGGCGAAGGGTCCCGCCGACATCGTCGCCGCCCTCAACCACCACGACGGGGGCTCGGTCGCCAAGTACGCGGAGATGGTGGAGAGTCTGGACGCGGCCGTCGGCGAGGTCCTGTCCGCCCTGCGCCGCGCCGGGCGCGAACGCGACACGCTCGTCCTCTTCGCCAGCGACAACGGTGGCGAACGCTACTCCTACACCTGGCCGTTGAGCGGCCAGAAAGCCCAACTCCTCGAAGGCGGCATCCGCGTCCCGACCATCCTGCGCTGGCCCGCCCGCATCGACCCCCACCAGGTCAGCCACGTCCCGAACATCTCCCCCGACTGGACAGCCACCCTCCTCGACCTCGCCGGCGCCCATCCCGCCCCCACCCACCCCCTCGACGGCACCACCCTCGCCCCCTACCTCCTCCACGGCGCCCCCGCCCCCACCCACGACCTCTTCTGGCGCGTCCGCACCAACAGAGCCCTCCGCCGCGGCCCTTGGAAGTACTACCAGGACACCACCGGCACCGACCACCTCTACAACCTCACGGCCGACTCCCGCGAACAGGCCGACCTCGCCCTGGACCAGCCGGAGTTGCTGGCAGAGCTGAAGACGGCATGGGAGAGGACGGCGAGCACGCTCCTGCCGTACAGCTAA
- the glgX gene encoding glycogen debranching protein GlgX, with the protein MSSTAEQESATPLPEHAEGDPEGAGTRTTPRAADSPPVWPGAPVPLGARFRTGPGGVTGTNFALWAGGAEAVDLCLFDDDGHETRVTLTELTHEVWHGFVPGVRPGRRYGYRVHGRWDPWTGARWNPAKLLLDPYARAVDGEFALPPEVYGHVRDWPQQHVADTVRDDRDSAPYVPKGVVVQDEDDWADDQRPKTPWADSVIYELHVRGFTRRHPGVPPELRGTYAGLAHPAAIDHLVKLGVTAVELLPVHQFAHEDHLLRRGLRNYWGYNSIGYFAPHAAYASAGTTGGQVGEFKRMVRALHAAGIEVILDVVYNHTAEAGELGPTLSLKGIDNRGYYRLQEDARRYADYTGCGNTLHVVQPHVLRLITDSLRYWVTEMGVDGFRFDLAAALARSMHDVDMLSPFLAVIAQDPVLRRVKLIAEPWDVGSGGYQVGAFPPLWTEWNDRYRGAVRDFWRGALPDVREMGYRLSGSSDLYAWGGRRPYASVNFVTAHDGYTLRDLVSYERKHNEANGEGNRDGSDDNRSWNCGTEGETADEDVLALRRRQLRNLMTTLLLSTGVPMLVAGDEMGRTQGGNNNAYCQDNETSWVDWGLLDEPGWRDLFELTARLIELRHRHPVLRRRAFFSGRARSADGIRDLAWFTARGEEMTAADWYAPASTLGMYLSGRDIPGRDERGEPVVDDSFLAVLHAGGEPVVFTLPGVPWAERYEVVVDTSHERQGEAAELLAGAEVSVPARTVLLLKVRS; encoded by the coding sequence GTGTCCAGCACAGCCGAACAGGAGTCAGCGACGCCCCTCCCCGAACACGCGGAGGGCGATCCCGAGGGGGCCGGGACGCGAACGACGCCGAGAGCGGCCGACTCCCCGCCCGTCTGGCCCGGCGCCCCCGTCCCCCTCGGCGCCCGCTTCCGTACCGGCCCCGGCGGGGTCACCGGCACCAACTTCGCCCTCTGGGCGGGCGGCGCCGAGGCGGTCGACCTGTGCCTCTTCGACGACGACGGCCACGAGACCCGCGTCACGCTCACCGAGCTCACCCACGAGGTCTGGCACGGCTTCGTCCCCGGCGTGCGCCCCGGCCGCCGCTACGGCTACCGCGTCCACGGCCGCTGGGACCCCTGGACCGGCGCCCGCTGGAACCCGGCGAAGCTCCTCCTCGACCCCTACGCGCGCGCCGTGGACGGCGAGTTCGCGCTGCCGCCCGAGGTGTACGGGCACGTCCGTGACTGGCCGCAGCAGCACGTCGCCGACACCGTCCGCGACGACCGTGACTCCGCCCCGTACGTCCCCAAGGGCGTCGTCGTGCAGGACGAGGACGACTGGGCCGACGACCAGCGGCCCAAGACGCCCTGGGCGGACTCGGTGATCTACGAACTGCACGTGCGCGGCTTCACCCGCCGCCACCCCGGCGTCCCGCCCGAACTCCGGGGCACCTACGCCGGGTTGGCGCACCCGGCGGCGATCGACCACCTCGTGAAGCTGGGCGTGACGGCCGTCGAACTCCTGCCCGTCCACCAATTCGCCCATGAGGACCACCTGTTGAGGAGGGGCCTGCGCAACTACTGGGGCTACAACTCCATCGGCTACTTCGCCCCGCACGCCGCCTACGCCTCCGCCGGCACGACGGGCGGACAGGTCGGCGAGTTCAAGCGGATGGTTCGCGCGCTGCACGCGGCCGGCATCGAGGTGATCCTCGACGTCGTCTACAACCACACGGCGGAAGCGGGGGAGTTGGGGCCGACGCTCTCCCTGAAGGGCATCGACAACCGGGGCTACTACCGCCTCCAGGAGGACGCCCGCCGCTACGCCGACTACACCGGCTGCGGCAACACCCTGCACGTCGTCCAGCCGCACGTCCTGCGCCTGATCACCGACTCCCTGCGCTACTGGGTCACCGAGATGGGCGTCGACGGCTTCCGGTTCGACCTCGCGGCGGCGCTGGCCCGCTCGATGCACGACGTCGACATGCTCTCCCCGTTCCTCGCCGTGATCGCCCAGGACCCCGTCCTGCGGCGGGTGAAGCTCATCGCCGAGCCCTGGGACGTCGGCTCCGGCGGCTACCAGGTCGGCGCGTTCCCCCCGCTGTGGACCGAGTGGAACGACCGCTACCGGGGCGCCGTCCGCGACTTCTGGCGCGGCGCGCTGCCCGACGTCCGCGAGATGGGCTACCGGCTCTCCGGCTCCAGCGACCTCTACGCCTGGGGCGGCCGGCGGCCCTACGCCTCGGTCAACTTCGTGACCGCGCACGACGGTTACACCCTGCGTGACCTCGTGTCCTACGAACGCAAGCACAACGAGGCCAACGGCGAGGGCAACCGCGACGGCAGCGACGACAACCGGTCCTGGAACTGCGGGACCGAGGGGGAGACGGCCGACGAGGACGTACTCGCCCTGCGCCGACGGCAGTTGCGCAACCTCATGACGACGCTGCTGCTGTCGACCGGCGTGCCGATGCTGGTCGCCGGGGACGAGATGGGGCGCACCCAGGGCGGCAACAACAACGCCTACTGCCAGGACAACGAGACGAGTTGGGTCGACTGGGGGCTGCTGGACGAGCCCGGCTGGCGTGACCTGTTCGAACTTACCGCGCGGCTCATCGAGTTGAGACACCGTCACCCGGTCCTGCGCAGGCGGGCGTTCTTCTCCGGGCGGGCCCGGTCCGCCGACGGGATAAGGGATCTGGCCTGGTTCACCGCGCGCGGCGAGGAGATGACCGCCGCCGACTGGTACGCGCCCGCCTCGACACTCGGGATGTACCTCTCCGGGCGCGACATACCGGGCCGGGACGAACGCGGGGAGCCCGTCGTCGACGACAGCTTCCTCGCGGTGCTGCATGCCGGGGGCGAGCCGGTCGTCTTCACGCTGCCGGGGGTGCCGTGGGCGGAGCGGTACGAGGTCGTCGTCGACACGTCGCACGAACGGCAGGGGGAGGCGGCCGAGTTGCTAGCGGGCGCGGAGGTGAGCGTGCCGGCGCGGACGGTGCTGCTGCTGAAGGTGCGTTCGTGA
- a CDS encoding L,D-transpeptidase, with the protein MRHGQGRARRAGAALAVVVAGTGLVAGCTSGDGRSGIDRLLGKPAAATDVIRVTPDDGTVGVRAEGRLRVRVPHGRLESVRVARVQDAQETVVPGRIADDGGSWRPDDDRLALAARYTVDVVARDDSGNRLARHSTFTTFVPDERFIGYVTPENRSTVGTGMIVSLEFNREIVNRADVERAVEVTADPPVEVRPHWFGGERLDFRPEEYWKPGTRVTVALRLRDVEGAPGVYGLQAKTFTFTVGRSQVSLVDAAAHTMEVRRDGRLLSTVPITAGAPRTPTYNGKMVVTEMLEVTRMNSRTVGFGGEYDIPDVPHAMRLTDSGTFLHGNYWAPYAVGRANVSHGCVGLRDVRGGSSKTAAGWFFDRSLIGDVVEVVNSRDKVVAADNGLGGWNMGWKEWVSGGAGG; encoded by the coding sequence GTGAGGCATGGACAAGGGCGCGCGCGGCGCGCGGGGGCCGCGCTGGCCGTCGTAGTGGCAGGGACAGGGCTGGTCGCCGGGTGCACGTCCGGGGACGGGCGCAGCGGCATCGACCGGCTGCTCGGCAAGCCGGCGGCGGCGACGGACGTGATCCGGGTGACGCCGGACGACGGGACGGTGGGCGTGCGCGCGGAGGGCAGGCTACGCGTGCGCGTGCCGCACGGGCGGCTGGAGTCGGTGCGGGTCGCGCGCGTGCAGGACGCCCAGGAGACCGTCGTCCCCGGGCGGATCGCGGACGACGGCGGGAGCTGGCGGCCGGACGACGACCGGCTCGCGCTGGCCGCCCGGTACACCGTGGACGTCGTGGCGCGCGACGACTCGGGCAACCGGCTGGCCCGGCACAGCACGTTCACGACGTTCGTGCCGGACGAGCGGTTCATCGGGTACGTCACTCCGGAGAACCGTTCGACCGTGGGCACCGGGATGATCGTCTCACTGGAGTTCAACCGGGAGATCGTCAACCGGGCGGACGTCGAGCGGGCCGTCGAGGTCACCGCCGACCCGCCGGTGGAGGTGCGCCCGCACTGGTTCGGCGGGGAACGGCTCGACTTCCGGCCCGAGGAGTACTGGAAGCCCGGCACGCGCGTGACGGTGGCGCTGAGGCTGCGGGACGTCGAGGGGGCGCCGGGGGTGTACGGGCTGCAGGCCAAGACGTTCACGTTCACCGTCGGGCGCAGCCAGGTCTCGCTGGTGGACGCCGCCGCGCACACGATGGAGGTGCGGCGCGACGGGCGGCTCCTGTCGACGGTGCCGATCACGGCGGGGGCGCCCAGGACGCCGACGTACAACGGGAAGATGGTCGTCACCGAGATGCTTGAGGTGACGCGGATGAACAGCCGGACCGTCGGGTTCGGCGGGGAGTACGACATCCCGGACGTGCCGCACGCGATGCGGCTGACCGACTCGGGGACCTTCCTGCACGGGAACTACTGGGCGCCGTACGCCGTTGGACGGGCGAATGTCAGTCACGGGTGTGTGGGGCTGCGGGACGTGCGGGGCGGCTCGTCGAAGACGGCGGCGGGCTGGTTCTTCGACCGGAGCCTGATCGGGGACGTGGTGGAGGTGGTCAACAGCAGGGACAAGGTGGTGGCGGCGGACAACGGGCTGGGGGGCTGGAACATGGGCTGGAAAGAGTGGGTCTCGGGTGGTGCGGGCGGGTAG